Proteins from one Oscillatoria nigro-viridis PCC 7112 genomic window:
- a CDS encoding DUF2273 domain-containing protein — protein sequence MSSALSLPQANLKMALWQVDADAMSSSDLYVWLNDIGLPHEVSMRLHELATYTKKAANKVLLIGKILLIKIIEFVKAHPHLAIGVAVGVAVRILASSIPFVGPLLEPLATALGIPIGAIAGHRLDRGKEVSDGIIGIVQEIIEIAKDFFQLLIDVFNTIFRNVITA from the coding sequence ATGTCTAGTGCATTATCCCTACCGCAAGCTAATTTAAAAATGGCTCTCTGGCAAGTCGATGCTGATGCAATGAGTAGCAGCGACTTGTATGTGTGGTTAAATGATATCGGCTTGCCGCATGAAGTCTCGATGCGGCTGCATGAACTCGCCACATACACGAAAAAAGCTGCTAACAAAGTTTTACTTATCGGCAAAATTCTCCTCATTAAAATCATAGAATTTGTCAAAGCGCATCCCCATTTAGCGATAGGGGTTGCTGTTGGTGTTGCTGTAAGAATTTTGGCAAGTTCGATACCATTTGTCGGCCCGTTATTAGAACCTTTGGCAACAGCGCTGGGTATCCCAATTGGTGCAATAGCCGGCCACCGACTCGATCGAGGCAAAGAGGTGTCTGATGGAATTATTGGAATTGTTCAAGAGATTATTGAGATTGCCAAAGATTTTTTTCAATTACTGATAGACGTTTTCAATACAATTTTCCGCAACGTCATCACTGCTTAA
- a CDS encoding XisI protein, translating into MGTFLENYRCIIKKILTEYAQIPYAYGDIQIQTVFDSDSDRYLLMILGRENDIRVHGCLVHVDIIEGKIWIQRDGTEEGIANELVAGGIPKEQIVLGFRSPNIRQYTGFAVN; encoded by the coding sequence ATGGGAACCTTCTTAGAAAATTATCGTTGCATTATCAAAAAGATTCTGACTGAATATGCTCAAATACCTTATGCTTATGGAGATATTCAGATTCAAACGGTTTTTGATAGCGATTCCGACCGTTATTTGCTAATGATATTGGGGCGTGAAAACGATATCAGGGTTCACGGATGTTTAGTTCATGTTGATATTATTGAGGGGAAAATTTGGATTCAAAGAGATGGAACTGAAGAGGGAATTGCCAATGAGTTAGTAGCGGGGGGAATCCCCAAAGAACAGATTGTTTTGGGATTTCGTTCTCCCAATATTCGGCAGTACACGGGATTTGCTGTAAATTAA
- a CDS encoding element excision factor XisH family protein gives MPAKDLYHNVVKNALIKDGWRITHDPLRLKWGIKDMYVDLGAERILSAEKAGQKIAVEVKSFVGASDMNDLENALGQYLVYRSVIARTEPDRKLYLAITQSVFSELLSEPLGQIIRADYQVCLIVFAEQNEEIVQWEPS, from the coding sequence ATGCCAGCCAAAGACCTATATCACAATGTTGTCAAAAATGCCCTCATCAAAGACGGATGGAGAATTACCCACGATCCCTTGAGATTAAAATGGGGAATTAAAGATATGTACGTCGATTTGGGCGCAGAGCGGATTTTAAGTGCTGAGAAGGCTGGACAAAAAATAGCTGTAGAAGTCAAAAGTTTTGTGGGCGCATCAGACATGAATGACCTGGAGAATGCCCTGGGTCAATACTTAGTTTACCGTTCTGTAATCGCTAGAACTGAACCAGATAGAAAGCTCTATCTAGCTATTACACAATCAGTTTTTAGCGAATTATTGTCTGAACCGCTTGGTCAAATTATTAGAGCCGATTATCAAGTATGTTTAATCGTTTTTGCCGAACAAAATGAGGAGATAGTACAATGGGAACCTTCTTAG
- a CDS encoding ABC transporter permease, whose protein sequence is MSGTVTSPNNLNQQRPLSTASADTSSSLLGDFIQETLALTKRLFIQLQRRPSTLVAGIIQPLMWLVLFGALFENAPSGLFGESQNYGQFLGAGVIVFTAFAGALNAGLPIMFDREFGFLNRLLVAPLASRFSIVLASAIFIVTLSLIQTGAIVTAGAFLGAGLPGIAGLGAIALIVLLLVLGVTGLSLGLAFALPGHVELIAVIFVTNLPLLFASTALAPLSFMPEWLQVVVTLNPLSYAIEPIRYLYLHSDWSLASVVMHAPWGNVTFGGALLVLLAFDLVALLSIQPLLRRRFA, encoded by the coding sequence ATGAGCGGTACTGTTACATCCCCCAACAACCTCAACCAGCAGCGGCCACTCTCCACGGCATCCGCTGACACTTCCAGTTCCCTGCTGGGCGACTTCATCCAAGAAACACTCGCCTTAACCAAGCGCCTGTTTATTCAATTGCAGCGCCGCCCCTCGACGCTAGTTGCAGGCATTATTCAGCCCCTGATGTGGTTGGTTTTGTTCGGAGCTCTGTTTGAAAATGCTCCCTCCGGCTTGTTCGGCGAAAGCCAGAATTACGGACAATTTCTCGGTGCCGGCGTGATCGTTTTTACAGCCTTTGCCGGGGCGCTGAATGCCGGTTTGCCGATTATGTTCGATCGCGAGTTCGGATTTCTCAACCGTCTGTTAGTCGCGCCGCTGGCTTCGAGATTTTCGATCGTCCTCGCTTCGGCTATTTTCATCGTCACCCTGAGTTTGATCCAAACCGGCGCAATCGTTACGGCGGGAGCGTTTTTGGGCGCGGGATTGCCTGGAATTGCCGGACTGGGGGCGATCGCCCTAATTGTCCTGCTGTTAGTTTTGGGCGTCACCGGCTTGAGTCTGGGTTTAGCCTTCGCCCTTCCCGGCCACGTAGAATTAATAGCGGTAATTTTTGTTACTAACTTGCCGCTGTTATTTGCCAGCACAGCCCTCGCGCCGCTGTCGTTTATGCCAGAGTGGCTGCAAGTTGTGGTGACTCTCAATCCTCTGAGTTACGCGATCGAACCCATCCGCTACCTGTACCTGCACAGCGATTGGTCCCTAGCCAGTGTCGTGATGCACGCTCCTTGGGGTAATGTTACCTTTGGAGGAGCCCTATTAGTGCTGCTGGCGTTTGATTTGGTGGCGCTGCTGAGCATTCAACCGCTGCTGAGACGCAGGTTTGCGTGA
- a CDS encoding FAD-binding oxidoreductase produces MTATAIQSIDWDAFYSELSGIEIISDRAQVVKLSQDYYHFSPVLQPLLSDKTGDLVVRPASEAEVLRIAAACVKSQIPLTVRGAGTGNYGQCIPLKGGVILDTSKMNSIRWIKPGLACVEPGVKMSVFDKQARETGWELRMLPSTYRTATIGGFIGGGSGGIGSITYGQLRDRGNLHAVRVVTMEDEPRVIELRGDEVQKVNHAYGTNGIITELEIPLAPAYAWAEIIVAFDDFMRSANFGQALGDADGIIKKLICVCAWPIPAYFAAFRDAIPEGKHCALLMVAESCLEPLQDLVREYGGTICYQKNAAAASKGAAIAEFTWNHTTLHARSADPSLTYLQTLFPPDKGLKLIEELYNYYGDEVIMHLEFLRMNGRAIAAALQIVRYTTESRLNEIIRYHEEQGALIANPHTYILEDGGMKSINVEQLQFKELVDPYGLLNPGKMRAWLERD; encoded by the coding sequence ATGACTGCAACTGCGATTCAAAGTATTGACTGGGATGCTTTTTATTCGGAACTTTCGGGAATTGAAATAATTAGCGATCGCGCGCAAGTTGTCAAGCTATCTCAAGACTATTATCACTTCAGTCCTGTTTTGCAACCTCTCTTAAGTGATAAAACAGGAGATTTAGTAGTTCGTCCCGCCAGCGAAGCCGAAGTTTTGCGGATTGCTGCAGCCTGCGTCAAATCCCAAATTCCGCTAACTGTCAGAGGTGCAGGAACTGGCAATTACGGGCAGTGCATTCCCCTCAAGGGCGGCGTCATTTTAGATACCAGCAAAATGAACAGTATCCGCTGGATAAAACCGGGTTTAGCTTGCGTAGAACCGGGGGTGAAAATGTCGGTTTTCGACAAACAAGCGCGAGAAACTGGTTGGGAATTGCGGATGCTTCCCTCAACTTATCGCACCGCAACGATTGGGGGATTTATCGGCGGCGGTAGCGGGGGAATTGGTTCGATAACTTACGGGCAATTGCGCGATCGCGGAAATCTTCATGCCGTTCGAGTCGTTACAATGGAAGACGAGCCCCGCGTCATCGAATTGCGCGGCGATGAAGTGCAGAAAGTCAATCACGCTTACGGCACAAATGGGATTATTACTGAGTTAGAAATTCCTCTCGCCCCTGCTTATGCTTGGGCGGAAATCATCGTCGCTTTTGACGATTTTATGAGATCGGCAAACTTCGGTCAAGCTTTGGGGGATGCTGATGGAATTATCAAAAAACTAATTTGTGTTTGTGCTTGGCCGATTCCTGCTTATTTTGCGGCTTTCCGCGATGCAATTCCTGAAGGTAAGCACTGTGCTTTGTTAATGGTAGCTGAATCTTGTCTGGAACCGCTGCAAGATTTGGTGCGCGAATATGGCGGCACAATTTGCTATCAAAAAAACGCGGCAGCAGCGAGCAAAGGTGCAGCAATTGCTGAATTTACTTGGAATCATACAACTCTGCACGCTCGCAGCGCTGACCCGTCTCTGACTTATTTGCAGACGCTTTTTCCCCCAGATAAAGGTTTGAAGTTAATTGAGGAACTGTACAATTATTATGGGGATGAGGTGATAATGCACTTGGAGTTTTTGCGGATGAATGGCAGGGCGATCGCCGCGGCTTTGCAAATAGTTCGCTACACTACGGAATCACGGCTCAATGAAATTATTCGCTATCACGAAGAGCAAGGCGCACTGATTGCTAATCCTCATACTTATATATTGGAAGATGGAGGGATGAAAAGTATTAATGTGGAACAGTTGCAGTTTAAAGAGTTGGTCGATCCTTACGGTTTGCTTAATCCGGGTAAAATGCGGGCGTGGTTGGAACGGGATTAA
- a CDS encoding class I SAM-dependent methyltransferase — MNPDSTASPARNEIYPGEVFVNTADFDTGIRRLLPKYDEMLDVLAGCIANTNYRILELGCGTGELTVKVLQRYPSAEIVAVDYSPRMLDFARAKIESAGYAARWTGIEMDFGEWANNPNLSGLGDKFNACISSLAIHHLEDEMKLKLFQRIRESLNAGGCFWNADPLLAESAAMKDIYQAAREDWSLNQGETLAQIRANVGTSVSCGYSNPDRLATLSAQLEMLVKARFETVAVPWKYYGMAVFGGFVN; from the coding sequence GTGAATCCTGACTCTACTGCCTCACCGGCGCGCAATGAAATTTATCCGGGAGAAGTTTTCGTCAATACTGCTGATTTTGATACCGGCATTCGGCGACTTTTACCTAAATATGACGAAATGTTGGATGTATTAGCAGGCTGCATTGCTAACACAAACTACCGCATTTTAGAACTCGGCTGCGGTACGGGGGAACTCACTGTAAAAGTTCTCCAACGCTACCCGTCTGCGGAAATAGTGGCTGTCGATTACTCGCCGCGAATGCTTGATTTTGCCCGCGCCAAAATAGAGTCGGCAGGATACGCAGCCCGGTGGACTGGAATAGAAATGGATTTTGGAGAATGGGCGAACAATCCAAATTTATCAGGCTTGGGCGATAAATTCAATGCTTGCATTTCCTCTCTGGCAATTCACCATCTTGAGGACGAGATGAAGTTAAAATTGTTTCAACGGATTCGCGAAAGTTTAAATGCTGGTGGCTGTTTTTGGAATGCCGATCCTCTTTTAGCAGAATCAGCAGCAATGAAAGATATTTATCAAGCGGCGCGAGAAGATTGGTCGCTAAATCAGGGGGAAACGTTAGCACAAATTCGGGCAAATGTGGGGACGAGTGTCTCTTGCGGATATTCTAATCCCGATCGCCTAGCTACACTTTCGGCACAGTTGGAAATGCTGGTAAAAGCTAGATTTGAGACTGTTGCAGTGCCTTGGAAATACTACGGTATGGCGGTGTTTGGGGGATTTGTTAATTGA
- a CDS encoding adenylate/guanylate cyclase domain-containing protein yields MRQLISRIRAAISQLIYKRILLAVTILFCVGVGVAMANMSRLSSTLIESQALQNATLYAQAIKEARTLYSSDVVNPLNTAKAINFTHDYNPTKVTVPVPATFLIELGNHISTKNPEVSLRLYSNYPFPWRRKEGGARDDFEQQAITYLTQNPTQKFFRREDFRGKPAFRYAEADILTASCVNCHNTHPYSPKNDWKVGDVRGILEITQPLDTITKNTRSELKNLFLLLVGLSLLGVTGLTLSISRLRQNAKQLEQRVRERTAQLQETNVELVKEQEKCDRLLLNILPESIAAKLKDGQSSIADGFAEVTILFADIVGFTALSAQISPEEVLDFLNEIFSAFDGLTEKYGLEKIKTIGDAYMVVGGLPNPSTNHAESIAEMALDMQEELAKFNAKHHAGINIRIGINTGPAIAGVIGTKKFIYDLWGDAVNTAARMESHGIAGAIQVTQSTYDILQNKYLFEERGIIHVKGKGDMNTYLLAGRLVSAILA; encoded by the coding sequence ATGCGCCAGTTGATTTCTCGAATTCGGGCTGCCATCAGCCAATTAATTTATAAGCGAATTCTCCTTGCGGTGACAATTTTATTTTGTGTAGGTGTAGGAGTAGCGATGGCAAATATGTCTCGTCTTTCCTCCACCCTAATCGAATCGCAAGCCCTCCAAAATGCTACCCTCTATGCCCAAGCTATTAAAGAAGCCCGCACGCTTTACAGTTCCGATGTTGTCAATCCTCTCAACACTGCTAAAGCAATTAACTTTACCCACGACTACAACCCCACAAAAGTAACTGTTCCCGTACCGGCCACTTTCTTAATAGAACTGGGCAACCATATCAGCACAAAAAATCCCGAAGTATCACTTCGTCTCTACAGCAACTACCCGTTTCCCTGGCGGCGAAAAGAAGGTGGAGCTCGAGACGATTTTGAACAACAAGCTATTACGTATTTGACGCAAAATCCGACACAAAAGTTTTTTAGACGTGAGGATTTTCGCGGCAAACCAGCCTTTCGATATGCCGAGGCGGATATTCTAACTGCTAGCTGCGTTAACTGTCACAATACTCACCCCTACAGTCCTAAAAATGATTGGAAAGTGGGAGATGTGCGGGGGATATTAGAAATTACTCAACCTCTCGATACCATCACTAAAAATACTCGCAGCGAACTTAAAAACCTGTTTTTACTGTTAGTAGGACTTTCACTTTTAGGGGTGACAGGATTAACTTTATCTATCAGCAGGTTGCGCCAAAATGCTAAACAATTAGAACAGCGCGTGAGGGAACGCACGGCACAATTGCAAGAAACTAATGTAGAATTGGTAAAAGAACAGGAAAAGTGCGATCGCCTGCTGCTGAATATTTTACCCGAGTCCATTGCTGCTAAGCTAAAAGATGGTCAAAGCAGTATTGCTGACGGCTTCGCAGAAGTCACGATTTTGTTTGCGGATATCGTAGGCTTTACCGCGCTGTCAGCACAAATATCTCCCGAAGAAGTGCTCGATTTTCTCAACGAAATTTTTTCAGCCTTCGATGGTTTAACGGAAAAGTACGGCTTGGAAAAAATCAAAACAATTGGAGATGCTTACATGGTAGTCGGAGGTTTGCCCAACCCCAGCACCAACCACGCCGAAAGCATTGCGGAAATGGCTTTAGATATGCAGGAGGAATTAGCAAAATTTAATGCCAAACATCATGCAGGAATCAACATTCGCATCGGCATCAATACCGGGCCTGCAATTGCGGGGGTTATTGGCACTAAAAAATTTATTTACGACCTCTGGGGCGATGCCGTCAATACAGCAGCCCGCATGGAATCCCACGGGATTGCCGGCGCGATTCAAGTCACACAATCAACTTACGATATCTTGCAAAATAAGTATCTGTTTGAAGAGAGAGGAATTATCCACGTCAAAGGCAAGGGCGATATGAATACTTATCTGCTTGCAGGCAGGTTAGTCAGCGCAATTTTGGCTTAA
- a CDS encoding adenylate/guanylate cyclase domain-containing protein, with product MQVRIFSFLKFFQSRLSRQIALWIFASILVIEGIILVPSYFRRENELLSQLEQVSRATVDSLEFLLQQDISDRTFLQEEVKNITKDSQVVLGLSIYQANGELIYTLGEPPEISLEQLKKSRIVHSHNFDGNRYDIAWTERHLGGDYILIVRHDASTVQPELYAFIGRIAVLVIIISAFVTSVTMFFLGVTVISPILRLRDDLIAAGDALSKDREKPDFYSLSVKRDDELGELMVAFNQMFHRVYKEIAQRKQAEEVLRAEQEKSERLLLNILPVMIADRLKQGQINIADGFAEVTVLFADIVGFTEISSRTSPEELVELLNKIFSAFDRLSEQYGLEKIKTIGDNYMVAGGLPLPCTNHAESIAEMALEMQQEIMKFRDECGKPLNIRIGINTGPVVAGVIGTKKFIYDLWGDAVNTASRMESQGLPGKIQVSNSTYELLCDKYLLEKRGKINVKGKGSMTTYLLKGRKL from the coding sequence ATGCAAGTGCGAATTTTCTCATTCTTAAAATTTTTTCAATCTCGCTTGTCTAGGCAAATAGCTTTGTGGATATTTGCTAGCATTCTTGTGATAGAGGGAATTATTTTAGTTCCCTCTTATTTTCGGCGAGAAAATGAACTTTTAAGTCAATTAGAACAGGTATCTCGGGCGACTGTTGATTCCCTAGAGTTTTTGCTCCAACAAGATATTTCCGATCGCACTTTCTTGCAAGAAGAAGTAAAAAATATTACTAAGGATTCTCAAGTAGTGTTAGGACTATCTATTTACCAAGCTAACGGTGAACTAATATATACACTTGGCGAACCCCCAGAAATCAGTTTAGAGCAACTAAAAAAATCTCGTATAGTTCACAGTCACAATTTCGATGGCAATCGCTACGATATTGCGTGGACGGAGCGACATTTGGGAGGCGATTACATCTTAATTGTTCGCCACGATGCTTCCACCGTTCAACCGGAACTATACGCATTTATCGGGCGGATTGCGGTTCTAGTCATCATTATATCAGCCTTTGTCACTTCTGTGACTATGTTTTTTTTAGGGGTGACAGTAATTTCACCTATCTTGAGATTGCGCGATGACTTGATCGCTGCTGGAGACGCTTTGAGCAAAGATCGAGAAAAACCTGATTTCTACTCTCTGTCTGTCAAGCGCGATGACGAGTTGGGAGAACTCATGGTAGCATTTAATCAAATGTTTCACCGAGTTTACAAGGAAATTGCACAGCGGAAACAAGCTGAGGAAGTATTGCGCGCCGAACAAGAAAAGTCGGAACGTTTATTACTAAATATATTACCGGTAATGATTGCCGATCGCCTAAAACAAGGTCAGATAAATATTGCGGACGGATTTGCCGAGGTTACGGTTTTGTTTGCTGATATTGTGGGCTTTACCGAAATATCTTCGCGCACATCTCCTGAAGAATTAGTAGAATTACTTAACAAAATATTTTCAGCTTTCGATCGCTTAAGCGAACAATATGGCTTAGAAAAAATTAAGACGATCGGCGACAATTATATGGTAGCAGGCGGTTTGCCACTTCCCTGTACAAATCACGCCGAATCTATTGCCGAAATGGCCCTGGAAATGCAGCAAGAAATTATGAAATTCCGCGACGAATGCGGTAAACCTCTCAATATCCGCATTGGCATTAATACTGGGCCTGTTGTAGCAGGTGTCATCGGCACTAAAAAGTTTATTTACGATTTGTGGGGAGATGCTGTGAATACAGCAAGCCGCATGGAATCTCAGGGACTTCCGGGTAAAATTCAAGTTAGCAACTCAACTTATGAGTTGCTGTGCGATAAGTATTTGTTGGAAAAGCGCGGTAAAATTAATGTTAAAGGCAAAGGATCTATGACGACTTATTTGCTCAAAGGCAGAAAATTATAA
- the bioA gene encoding adenosylmethionine--8-amino-7-oxononanoate transaminase encodes MTANQEHNSSLSPIWQPFTQMKTAAPPLKVIRGKGSVLELADGRPILDCISSWWVTVHGHSHPVLAEALYAQAQNLEHVIFAGFTHEPAQKLASKLLTHTPASLTRIFFSDNGSTAVEVALKMAFQYWQNLGETNRTSFISFEGGYHGDTVGAMSAGRSSLWWESFAPLMFAGDVVPFPATFDGDEEVESKEAASLEKLEFLLKQGGYAGIFIEPLVQGAGGMRMCRPEFLQAIAQLAGQFNVLLIYDEVMTGFGRTGELFASVKSATSPDILCLSKGLSGGCLPIAVTMASEDIYQAFWRDEPDKAFFHSHSYTGNPLACAVSVASMELLEQNPNVYQGMEKLHRKYLNQWLRNHPKLERIRTCGTIAAMDVKTDGVSGYFNDIGSVLKARFLEAGFLLRPLGNTLYLMPPYCISPDELESIYRVIRQVLDTL; translated from the coding sequence ATGACTGCGAATCAGGAACATAATTCTTCACTTTCACCAATTTGGCAGCCCTTCACGCAAATGAAAACGGCTGCCCCGCCGCTGAAGGTAATTCGCGGCAAAGGATCGGTGCTGGAATTAGCAGACGGGCGGCCAATTCTCGACTGCATTTCTAGTTGGTGGGTGACAGTTCACGGGCACAGCCATCCGGTTCTGGCTGAGGCTCTTTACGCACAAGCTCAAAATTTAGAGCACGTAATCTTTGCCGGATTTACTCACGAACCTGCCCAGAAACTTGCGAGTAAATTGCTAACTCATACGCCTGCTTCTTTAACGCGGATTTTCTTTTCTGATAACGGATCGACTGCTGTTGAAGTTGCTCTGAAAATGGCATTTCAATATTGGCAAAATCTCGGAGAAACTAATCGCACTAGCTTTATTAGTTTTGAGGGAGGTTATCACGGCGATACTGTGGGCGCGATGTCTGCTGGCAGAAGTTCGCTGTGGTGGGAATCTTTTGCACCTTTAATGTTTGCTGGGGATGTTGTTCCTTTTCCTGCGACTTTTGACGGCGATGAGGAGGTGGAAAGCAAGGAGGCGGCGAGTTTAGAAAAATTGGAGTTTTTGTTAAAGCAGGGCGGCTATGCGGGAATTTTTATCGAACCTTTGGTGCAAGGTGCCGGGGGAATGCGAATGTGCCGCCCTGAGTTTTTGCAGGCGATCGCACAACTTGCGGGCCAGTTTAATGTATTGTTGATTTACGATGAAGTAATGACGGGTTTTGGCCGCACGGGCGAACTGTTTGCCTCGGTTAAATCTGCAACTTCACCGGATATCCTGTGTTTGTCTAAAGGATTGTCTGGCGGCTGTTTGCCAATTGCTGTCACAATGGCATCGGAGGATATTTATCAAGCTTTTTGGCGAGATGAACCGGACAAAGCTTTTTTTCACAGTCATTCTTACACCGGAAATCCTTTAGCTTGTGCGGTGAGTGTAGCATCTATGGAGCTTTTGGAGCAAAACCCAAATGTTTATCAAGGGATGGAAAAACTGCACCGCAAATATCTGAATCAATGGCTGAGAAATCATCCTAAACTCGAACGGATTCGGACTTGCGGCACCATCGCAGCAATGGATGTGAAAACGGACGGCGTTTCCGGTTATTTTAATGACATCGGTTCTGTTTTGAAAGCCAGATTTCTCGAAGCGGGGTTTTTGCTCCGCCCCTTGGGAAATACGCTTTACTTGATGCCCCCCTACTGCATTTCTCCTGATGAACTAGAATCGATTTATCGGGTGATTCGTCAGGTTTTGGATACTCTGTAA
- the bioB gene encoding biotin synthase BioB, giving the protein MNLPNWNDLADDALAGKCLSREQSLAVLRAPDEVLLEQLNAAYRVRRHYWGNRVRLHYLLNAQSGLCPEDCHYCSQSKISTAEIEKYPLLAKEKILDAAQRAADLKAGTFCLVISGRQPSASTFDRVLDAVETVKANYNLKICACLGLLSEEQTHRLAKAGVDRVNHNLNTSESYHTDICTTHTFGDRVETVEHVKAAGITTCSGGILGMGESDDDAIDLALSLRKLGVTSVPVNFFIPIPGTPFADVNRLTPRQCLRILCLFRFLLPSQEIRIAGGREVHLRSLQPLGLYPANSIFVGDYLTTPGQAAHQDWDMIRDAGFAIESPEGSVLEADSAVTKSEQKTLVV; this is encoded by the coding sequence ATGAATTTACCCAATTGGAACGATTTGGCTGACGACGCGCTGGCGGGCAAATGTCTCTCTCGCGAGCAATCTTTAGCCGTATTGCGCGCACCGGATGAGGTTTTGCTGGAACAACTAAACGCAGCTTACCGGGTGCGCCGCCACTACTGGGGAAACCGAGTCAGGCTGCATTATTTGTTAAATGCTCAAAGCGGGCTTTGTCCTGAAGATTGCCATTATTGTTCTCAGTCAAAAATTTCGACTGCGGAAATTGAGAAATATCCGCTTTTAGCTAAGGAGAAAATTCTGGATGCCGCCCAACGCGCAGCAGACTTAAAAGCTGGTACGTTTTGTTTGGTGATTTCGGGCCGCCAACCCAGCGCATCTACTTTCGATCGCGTTTTGGATGCTGTCGAGACTGTGAAGGCAAATTATAACCTGAAAATTTGCGCTTGTTTGGGATTGTTGAGCGAGGAACAAACTCACCGGCTGGCTAAAGCTGGAGTCGATCGCGTAAATCACAATCTCAATACTTCCGAATCATATCACACGGACATTTGCACCACTCACACTTTTGGCGATCGGGTGGAAACCGTCGAACACGTAAAAGCAGCGGGAATCACAACTTGTTCGGGCGGAATTTTGGGGATGGGCGAATCGGATGATGATGCGATCGATTTAGCGCTTTCGCTTCGCAAATTGGGCGTTACTAGCGTGCCCGTTAACTTTTTCATTCCGATTCCCGGAACGCCATTTGCAGATGTGAACAGGTTAACTCCCCGCCAATGTTTGCGAATTCTCTGTTTGTTCCGATTTTTGCTTCCCAGTCAAGAAATTCGGATTGCTGGGGGACGGGAGGTGCATTTGCGATCGCTGCAACCTCTGGGACTCTACCCCGCTAATTCTATCTTTGTTGGCGATTATCTGACAACTCCCGGACAAGCTGCCCATCAAGATTGGGACATGATTCGAGATGCGGGATTTGCGATCGAATCCCCCGAAGGTTCTGTCTTAGAAGCTGATTCAGCAGTTACCAAATCCGAACAAAAAACCCTGGTTGTGTAA
- a CDS encoding class I SAM-dependent methyltransferase, with translation MDKREEITIAEYQLTAESFREGTWHHDVSQNRDALTAAMPRNPGKILDIGCGPGRDLVAFKSQGHTVVGLDATPAFVEIAKKLSGCEVWQQSFLNLDLPKAEFDGIFANASLIHVPSDEMVKVLQDLHKALVVSGAIVMSMCRGNWEGYDERPTGKRYTAGWEYHTLAPCLEQAGFAIVDRYYRPPGLPREAQSWVVIVGKKI, from the coding sequence GTGGACAAACGCGAAGAAATTACGATCGCAGAATACCAGCTAACTGCCGAATCTTTCCGAGAAGGAACTTGGCATCACGACGTATCCCAAAATCGCGACGCACTGACCGCTGCCATGCCCCGCAATCCCGGTAAAATTCTCGATATAGGATGCGGGCCGGGACGAGATTTAGTAGCGTTCAAGAGCCAAGGACACACAGTTGTAGGCTTAGATGCAACTCCAGCTTTTGTAGAAATAGCAAAGAAGTTATCGGGATGCGAAGTTTGGCAGCAATCTTTTCTGAATCTCGACTTGCCAAAGGCAGAATTTGACGGTATTTTTGCCAATGCTTCCCTGATTCACGTTCCCAGCGACGAGATGGTGAAAGTGCTGCAAGATTTGCACAAAGCCTTAGTTGTTAGCGGTGCAATTGTCATGTCAATGTGCCGGGGAAATTGGGAGGGATACGACGAGCGGCCAACCGGAAAACGCTATACTGCCGGATGGGAATATCATACTTTAGCGCCTTGTTTAGAACAAGCGGGATTTGCCATTGTCGATCGCTACTATCGTCCCCCCGGCTTACCGCGCGAAGCTCAATCTTGGGTAGTAATAGTGGGCAAAAAAATCTAA